The following are encoded together in the Glycine soja cultivar W05 chromosome 5, ASM419377v2, whole genome shotgun sequence genome:
- the LOC114413083 gene encoding bifunctional riboflavin biosynthesis protein RIBA 1, chloroplastic-like isoform X2 yields the protein MASLLIEMNMIWIVLHKGFLLSQMPLQIFVRERLIIVVDDEDRENEGDLIMAASMVTPKAIAFIVKYGTGIVCVSMKEEDLERLQLPLMVTQKDNGEKLCTAFTVTVDAKQGTTTGVSAQDRATTILKLASRNSRPDDFNRPGHIFPLKYREGGVLKRPGHTEASVDLAVLAGLEPATVLCEIVDDDGSMARLPKLRQMAKKENLKIISIADLIRYRRKREKLVECASAALIPIMWGPFKAYCYRSCLDGIEHIAMVKGEIGDGQDVLVRVHSECLIGDIFGATCQCGNQLELALKQIEAASRGVLVYLRGHEGRGIGLGHMVRGYPSEDDKYEELQLPVDSRKYGIGAQVDRFPFPQLQFLKKIHHPNCLTGTK from the exons ATGGCTTCTTTGCTGATAGAAATGAATATGATCTGGATTGTCCTACACAAGGGTTTTCTTCTATCCCAGATGCCATTGCAGATATTCGTCAGGGAAAGGTTAATTA ttgttgttgatgatgaagatAGAGAAAACGAGGGAGATTTAATAATGGCAGCTTCAATGGTGACACCAAAAGCAATTGCATTTATTGTCAAGTATGGAACTGGGATAGTGTGTGTAAGCATGAAAGAAGAAGACTTAGAGAGGCTGCAACTCCCACTGATGGTGACACAGAAGGACAATGGAGAAAAACTTTGCACTGCATTCACAGTGACAGTG GATGCAAAGCAAGGCACTACAACAGGAGTGTCTGCTCAAGATAGAGCAACGACAATCCTGAAACTTGCATCAAGAAATTCGAGGCCTGATGATTTCAATCGCCCAGGTCATATATTTCCCCTGAAGTACAGAGAAGGAGGGGTTCTTAAAAGACCAGGACACACAGAAGCTTCAGTTGACCTTGCTGTGTTGGCTGGCTTGGAACCTGCTACAGTTTTATGTGAGATAGTAGATGATGATGGTTCAATGGCTAGGTTACCAAAGCTTCGGCAAATGGCAAAGAAGGAAAACTTGAAAATCATATCCATTGCTGATTTAATAAG ATACaggagaaagagggagaagttggTAGAGTGTGCTTCAGCTGCACTGATACCGATCATGTGGGGACCTTTCAAAGCTTATTGCTATCGGTCATGTCTGGATGGGATTGAGCATATTGCGATGGTTAAA GGTGAGATAGGTGATGGGCAGGACGTACTTGTGAGAGTACATTCAGAATGTCTCATTGGTGACATTTTTGGGGCAACATGTCAATGTGGAAACCAATTAGAACTTGCATTGAAGCAAATTGAAGCAGCAAGTAGGGGTGTCTTAGTGTATCTCCGAGGACATGAAGGTAGAGGTATTGGCTTAGGCCACATGGTCCGTGGTTACCCCTCGGAAGATGACAAGTATGAGGAATTGCAGTTACCAGTTGATTCTAGGAAGTACGGTATTGGAGCTCAG GTTGACAGGTTTCCTTTCCCTCAGCTTCAATTCCTCAAGAAGATTCATCATCCAAACTGCTTGACAGGCACCAAGTGA
- the LOC114413083 gene encoding bifunctional riboflavin biosynthesis protein RIBA 1, chloroplastic-like isoform X4, with product MEKESALFSPIAITNGERQKRKAKGSEILFLSFSSAPEKILWRKDAKQGTTTGVSAQDRATTILKLASRNSRPDDFNRPGHIFPLKYREGGVLKRPGHTEASVDLAVLAGLEPATVLCEIVDDDGSMARLPKLRQMAKKENLKIISIADLIRYRRKREKLVECASAALIPIMWGPFKAYCYRSCLDGIEHIAMVKGEIGDGQDVLVRVHSECLIGDIFGATCQCGNQLELALKQIEAASRGVLVYLRGHEGRGIGLGHMVRGYPSEDDKYEELQLPVDSRKYGIGAQILRDLGVQTIRLMTKYPAEYDGLKAYGLAIAGKVPLLTPLTGHRQERS from the exons atggagaaag AAAGTGCTCTTTTCTCACCCATAGCCATCACGAACGGAGAGAGACAGAAAAGAAAGgccaaaggaagtgaaatcctatttctctcattttcaagTGCACCAGAGAAgatcctatggagaaag GATGCAAAGCAAGGCACTACAACAGGAGTGTCTGCTCAAGATAGAGCAACGACAATCCTGAAACTTGCATCAAGAAATTCGAGGCCTGATGATTTCAATCGCCCAGGTCATATATTTCCCCTGAAGTACAGAGAAGGAGGGGTTCTTAAAAGACCAGGACACACAGAAGCTTCAGTTGACCTTGCTGTGTTGGCTGGCTTGGAACCTGCTACAGTTTTATGTGAGATAGTAGATGATGATGGTTCAATGGCTAGGTTACCAAAGCTTCGGCAAATGGCAAAGAAGGAAAACTTGAAAATCATATCCATTGCTGATTTAATAAG ATACaggagaaagagggagaagttggTAGAGTGTGCTTCAGCTGCACTGATACCGATCATGTGGGGACCTTTCAAAGCTTATTGCTATCGGTCATGTCTGGATGGGATTGAGCATATTGCGATGGTTAAA GGTGAGATAGGTGATGGGCAGGACGTACTTGTGAGAGTACATTCAGAATGTCTCATTGGTGACATTTTTGGGGCAACATGTCAATGTGGAAACCAATTAGAACTTGCATTGAAGCAAATTGAAGCAGCAAGTAGGGGTGTCTTAGTGTATCTCCGAGGACATGAAGGTAGAGGTATTGGCTTAGGCCACATGGTCCGTGGTTACCCCTCGGAAGATGACAAGTATGAGGAATTGCAGTTACCAGTTGATTCTAGGAAGTACGGTATTGGAGCTCAG ATACTACGAGATCTTGGGGTTCAAACAATAAGGTTAATGACAAAATATCCTGCTGAGTACGACGGGCTCAAAGCTTATGGCTTAGCAATTGCAGGAAAAGTTCCTCTTTTGACACCACTAACTGGGCACCGCCAAGAGAGATCATGA
- the LOC114413083 gene encoding bifunctional riboflavin biosynthesis protein RIBA 1, chloroplastic-like isoform X1, with translation MASLLIEMNMIWIVLHKGFLLSQMPLQIFVRERLIIVVDDEDRENEGDLIMAASMVTPKAIAFIVKYGTGIVCVSMKEEDLERLQLPLMVTQKDNGEKLCTAFTVTVDAKQGTTTGVSAQDRATTILKLASRNSRPDDFNRPGHIFPLKYREGGVLKRPGHTEASVDLAVLAGLEPATVLCEIVDDDGSMARLPKLRQMAKKENLKIISIADLIRYRRKREKLVECASAALIPIMWGPFKAYCYRSCLDGIEHIAMVKGEIGDGQDVLVRVHSECLIGDIFGATCQCGNQLELALKQIEAASRGVLVYLRGHEGRGIGLGHMVRGYPSEDDKYEELQLPVDSRKYGIGAQILRDLGVQTIRLMTKYPAEYDGLKAYGLAIAGKVPLLTPLTGHRQERS, from the exons ATGGCTTCTTTGCTGATAGAAATGAATATGATCTGGATTGTCCTACACAAGGGTTTTCTTCTATCCCAGATGCCATTGCAGATATTCGTCAGGGAAAGGTTAATTA ttgttgttgatgatgaagatAGAGAAAACGAGGGAGATTTAATAATGGCAGCTTCAATGGTGACACCAAAAGCAATTGCATTTATTGTCAAGTATGGAACTGGGATAGTGTGTGTAAGCATGAAAGAAGAAGACTTAGAGAGGCTGCAACTCCCACTGATGGTGACACAGAAGGACAATGGAGAAAAACTTTGCACTGCATTCACAGTGACAGTG GATGCAAAGCAAGGCACTACAACAGGAGTGTCTGCTCAAGATAGAGCAACGACAATCCTGAAACTTGCATCAAGAAATTCGAGGCCTGATGATTTCAATCGCCCAGGTCATATATTTCCCCTGAAGTACAGAGAAGGAGGGGTTCTTAAAAGACCAGGACACACAGAAGCTTCAGTTGACCTTGCTGTGTTGGCTGGCTTGGAACCTGCTACAGTTTTATGTGAGATAGTAGATGATGATGGTTCAATGGCTAGGTTACCAAAGCTTCGGCAAATGGCAAAGAAGGAAAACTTGAAAATCATATCCATTGCTGATTTAATAAG ATACaggagaaagagggagaagttggTAGAGTGTGCTTCAGCTGCACTGATACCGATCATGTGGGGACCTTTCAAAGCTTATTGCTATCGGTCATGTCTGGATGGGATTGAGCATATTGCGATGGTTAAA GGTGAGATAGGTGATGGGCAGGACGTACTTGTGAGAGTACATTCAGAATGTCTCATTGGTGACATTTTTGGGGCAACATGTCAATGTGGAAACCAATTAGAACTTGCATTGAAGCAAATTGAAGCAGCAAGTAGGGGTGTCTTAGTGTATCTCCGAGGACATGAAGGTAGAGGTATTGGCTTAGGCCACATGGTCCGTGGTTACCCCTCGGAAGATGACAAGTATGAGGAATTGCAGTTACCAGTTGATTCTAGGAAGTACGGTATTGGAGCTCAG ATACTACGAGATCTTGGGGTTCAAACAATAAGGTTAATGACAAAATATCCTGCTGAGTACGACGGGCTCAAAGCTTATGGCTTAGCAATTGCAGGAAAAGTTCCTCTTTTGACACCACTAACTGGGCACCGCCAAGAGAGATCATGA
- the LOC114413083 gene encoding bifunctional riboflavin biosynthesis protein RIBA 1, chloroplastic-like isoform X3: MAASMVTPKAIAFIVKYGTGIVCVSMKEEDLERLQLPLMVTQKDNGEKLCTAFTVTVDAKQGTTTGVSAQDRATTILKLASRNSRPDDFNRPGHIFPLKYREGGVLKRPGHTEASVDLAVLAGLEPATVLCEIVDDDGSMARLPKLRQMAKKENLKIISIADLIRYRRKREKLVECASAALIPIMWGPFKAYCYRSCLDGIEHIAMVKGEIGDGQDVLVRVHSECLIGDIFGATCQCGNQLELALKQIEAASRGVLVYLRGHEGRGIGLGHMVRGYPSEDDKYEELQLPVDSRKYGIGAQILRDLGVQTIRLMTKYPAEYDGLKAYGLAIAGKVPLLTPLTGHRQERS; this comes from the exons ATGGCAGCTTCAATGGTGACACCAAAAGCAATTGCATTTATTGTCAAGTATGGAACTGGGATAGTGTGTGTAAGCATGAAAGAAGAAGACTTAGAGAGGCTGCAACTCCCACTGATGGTGACACAGAAGGACAATGGAGAAAAACTTTGCACTGCATTCACAGTGACAGTG GATGCAAAGCAAGGCACTACAACAGGAGTGTCTGCTCAAGATAGAGCAACGACAATCCTGAAACTTGCATCAAGAAATTCGAGGCCTGATGATTTCAATCGCCCAGGTCATATATTTCCCCTGAAGTACAGAGAAGGAGGGGTTCTTAAAAGACCAGGACACACAGAAGCTTCAGTTGACCTTGCTGTGTTGGCTGGCTTGGAACCTGCTACAGTTTTATGTGAGATAGTAGATGATGATGGTTCAATGGCTAGGTTACCAAAGCTTCGGCAAATGGCAAAGAAGGAAAACTTGAAAATCATATCCATTGCTGATTTAATAAG ATACaggagaaagagggagaagttggTAGAGTGTGCTTCAGCTGCACTGATACCGATCATGTGGGGACCTTTCAAAGCTTATTGCTATCGGTCATGTCTGGATGGGATTGAGCATATTGCGATGGTTAAA GGTGAGATAGGTGATGGGCAGGACGTACTTGTGAGAGTACATTCAGAATGTCTCATTGGTGACATTTTTGGGGCAACATGTCAATGTGGAAACCAATTAGAACTTGCATTGAAGCAAATTGAAGCAGCAAGTAGGGGTGTCTTAGTGTATCTCCGAGGACATGAAGGTAGAGGTATTGGCTTAGGCCACATGGTCCGTGGTTACCCCTCGGAAGATGACAAGTATGAGGAATTGCAGTTACCAGTTGATTCTAGGAAGTACGGTATTGGAGCTCAG ATACTACGAGATCTTGGGGTTCAAACAATAAGGTTAATGACAAAATATCCTGCTGAGTACGACGGGCTCAAAGCTTATGGCTTAGCAATTGCAGGAAAAGTTCCTCTTTTGACACCACTAACTGGGCACCGCCAAGAGAGATCATGA
- the LOC114413083 gene encoding bifunctional riboflavin biosynthesis protein RIBA 1, chloroplastic-like isoform X5: MEKAITNGERQKRKAKGSEILFLSFSSAPEKILWRKDAKQGTTTGVSAQDRATTILKLASRNSRPDDFNRPGHIFPLKYREGGVLKRPGHTEASVDLAVLAGLEPATVLCEIVDDDGSMARLPKLRQMAKKENLKIISIADLIRYRRKREKLVECASAALIPIMWGPFKAYCYRSCLDGIEHIAMVKGEIGDGQDVLVRVHSECLIGDIFGATCQCGNQLELALKQIEAASRGVLVYLRGHEGRGIGLGHMVRGYPSEDDKYEELQLPVDSRKYGIGAQILRDLGVQTIRLMTKYPAEYDGLKAYGLAIAGKVPLLTPLTGHRQERS; the protein is encoded by the exons atggagaaag CCATCACGAACGGAGAGAGACAGAAAAGAAAGgccaaaggaagtgaaatcctatttctctcattttcaagTGCACCAGAGAAgatcctatggagaaag GATGCAAAGCAAGGCACTACAACAGGAGTGTCTGCTCAAGATAGAGCAACGACAATCCTGAAACTTGCATCAAGAAATTCGAGGCCTGATGATTTCAATCGCCCAGGTCATATATTTCCCCTGAAGTACAGAGAAGGAGGGGTTCTTAAAAGACCAGGACACACAGAAGCTTCAGTTGACCTTGCTGTGTTGGCTGGCTTGGAACCTGCTACAGTTTTATGTGAGATAGTAGATGATGATGGTTCAATGGCTAGGTTACCAAAGCTTCGGCAAATGGCAAAGAAGGAAAACTTGAAAATCATATCCATTGCTGATTTAATAAG ATACaggagaaagagggagaagttggTAGAGTGTGCTTCAGCTGCACTGATACCGATCATGTGGGGACCTTTCAAAGCTTATTGCTATCGGTCATGTCTGGATGGGATTGAGCATATTGCGATGGTTAAA GGTGAGATAGGTGATGGGCAGGACGTACTTGTGAGAGTACATTCAGAATGTCTCATTGGTGACATTTTTGGGGCAACATGTCAATGTGGAAACCAATTAGAACTTGCATTGAAGCAAATTGAAGCAGCAAGTAGGGGTGTCTTAGTGTATCTCCGAGGACATGAAGGTAGAGGTATTGGCTTAGGCCACATGGTCCGTGGTTACCCCTCGGAAGATGACAAGTATGAGGAATTGCAGTTACCAGTTGATTCTAGGAAGTACGGTATTGGAGCTCAG ATACTACGAGATCTTGGGGTTCAAACAATAAGGTTAATGACAAAATATCCTGCTGAGTACGACGGGCTCAAAGCTTATGGCTTAGCAATTGCAGGAAAAGTTCCTCTTTTGACACCACTAACTGGGCACCGCCAAGAGAGATCATGA
- the LOC114413082 gene encoding RING-H2 finger protein ATL52-like gives MDPHLPKNGTQQHHGTPTPSPASVANNIIIPHPEFRIPSFKEHHKNVPQLAMIVMACMVGVIMFLCAVSVLIRYFYSRRYSRNNQNRRVDAPILFDLNGDSPPSSDNDDDVEELAVVHPIWYIRTVGLQQSLIDSITVFKYKKGEGIIDGTECSVCLGEFEHDESLRLLPKCSHAFHIPCIDTWLRSHKNCPLCRAPVLRDETDGAHVIRAVDQSNQTVSNVSGHQEARVESSDHERVEDDDVSSAAVEVVEATQPLRRSVSMDSSSANSMVLFGDVVVDLDTHHCGEKVNYSSNKDMSVVVNEKHGSGSSTSTTIINNKLASIGRALQKRPISVSMRMRRSFSHNTKFLFSRHCRSQSSTLPL, from the coding sequence ATGGATCCTCATCTTCCTAAGAATGGAACCCAACAACACCATGGTACCCCAACACCTTCCCCAGCTTCAGTtgcaaataatattataataccaCATCCTGAATTCCGGATACCTTCCTTTAAAGAACATCACAAAAATGTTCCTCAACTCGCGATGATTGTCATGGCATGCATGGTTGGCGTCATCATGTTTCTCTGCGCCGTGTCCGTACTCATAAGGTACTTCTACTCAAGAAGATATAGCCGCAATAACCAAAACAGAAGAGTCGACGCCCCCATATTGTTCGATTTGAACGGAGATTCTCCTCCGAGTTCGGATAACGATGATGACGTGGAGGAGTTGGCGGTTGTCCACCCGATATGGTACATCCGTACGGTGGGTCTCCAACAGTCCCTCATAGACTCCATCACGGTATTCAAATACAAGAAAGGCGAAGGCATCATAGACGGCACCGAGTGTTCGGTTTGCCTCGGAGAGTTCGAACACGACGAGAGTCTGAGGTTGTTGCCCAAGTGCAGCCACGCCTTCCACATCCCTTGCATTGACACGTGGCTCAGGTCTCACAAAAATTGCCCCTTGTGTCGTGCACCTGTGCTACGCGACGAAACTGACGGCGCGCATGTGATCAGAGCCGTTGATCAGAGTAATCAGACGGTTTCAAACGTTTCTGGTCATCAAGAGGCCCGCGTGGAGAGTTCTGATCATGAGagggttgaagatgatgatgtgtCTTCGGCCGCAGTGGAAGTGGTAGAGGCAACACAGCCTCTGAGAAGATCGGTTTCGATGGATTCTTCTTCTGCTAATTCAATGGTGTTATTTGGTGATGTGGTGGTGGATTTAGATACCCATCATTGTGGTGAAAAAGTGAATTATTCAAGTAATAAGGATATGAGTGTTGTTGTTAATGAGAAGCATGGTAGTGGGAGCTCAACTTCAACAACTATTATTAATAACAAGTTGGCTTCAATTGGACGTGCGTTGCAAAAGAGGCCGATCTCCGTCTCAATGAGAATGAGAAGATCTTTTTCACATAACACCAAGTTTTTGTTCTCCAGACACTGTAGGAGTCAGAGTTCAACTCTTCCATTGTAA